The Methylomonas koyamae genome has a segment encoding these proteins:
- a CDS encoding phosphoadenosine phosphosulfate reductase family protein, which produces MSDDKPVRHLLGLSGGKDSAALAIYMRDKVPEMEYYFTDTGAELPETLEFIDLMEDYLGKEIIRLNGGRQFDYYLKLHNNYLPSAQQRWCTINLKLKPFEDFVGDDEVRSYVGIRADEPQREGYISTKPNIKAVFPFKEDGLVKDDIIKLLEDSGLGLPKYYEWRSRSGCHFCFYQRKIEWIGLYENHPDLFEDAKRYEKYDEKTGKRYTWSQGESLDELLARKDEIKSRFALDNKNSKQNNLMDAILKDSEDDDNDSCLICML; this is translated from the coding sequence ATGAGTGACGATAAACCCGTTAGACATTTATTAGGGTTATCAGGCGGCAAGGATAGTGCGGCATTAGCGATTTATATGCGGGATAAAGTGCCGGAAATGGAGTATTACTTTACTGATACTGGGGCCGAATTGCCTGAGACTTTAGAGTTTATCGATTTGATGGAAGATTATTTGGGCAAAGAAATCATTCGCCTAAATGGCGGGCGTCAGTTTGATTATTACCTCAAATTACACAATAACTATTTACCCTCCGCCCAACAACGCTGGTGCACGATAAATCTAAAGCTCAAACCTTTTGAAGACTTTGTTGGTGATGATGAGGTTAGAAGTTACGTTGGTATTCGAGCGGATGAGCCACAACGAGAAGGCTATATTTCTACTAAGCCAAACATCAAGGCAGTATTTCCTTTCAAGGAGGACGGTTTAGTAAAAGACGATATTATCAAATTGCTTGAAGATTCCGGCTTAGGGTTGCCTAAATATTATGAGTGGCGTAGCCGGTCTGGCTGTCATTTTTGTTTTTATCAGCGGAAAATAGAATGGATAGGTTTGTACGAAAATCATCCTGATTTATTTGAAGATGCAAAACGATATGAAAAGTATGATGAAAAAACAGGTAAACGCTATACCTGGTCGCAAGGTGAATCATTAGATGAATTGTTAGCTAGAAAAGATGAAATAAAGTCTAGGTTTGCTTTGGATAATAAGAATTCAAAGCAAAATAATTTAATGGATGCCATTCTCAAAGATAGTGAGGATGATGATAATGATAGCTGTTTAATCTGTATGTTGTAG
- a CDS encoding DEAD/DEAH box helicase: MNFDNLISRADDELLQDLLGNKVLRLAGTLDPQLLSPRKLREVLISLHPPVYLFVEKVTRDKLLELLRPNEAAMLTQALGVTGDDPWHELRRLTFQNQDKLRILLAFFELTLPEPESEELPPANRNVQASYALFKHQRDAVERVACELSKEPYRCLLHMPTGSGKTRTAMNAIADHLRHSRQSVVVWLAHSEELCEQAASEFEKAWSQLGNRDITVFRFWGGYEIDPASIRDGVIFAGLPKIYSRAKKSLKFISTLGGRTSLVVMDEAHQAIAPSYRLILDALVLPFPKTALLGLSATPGRSWSDITADEELAEFFARRKVMLSVENYSNPVDFLVDEGYLAKANFRSLFYKGGLSLTDNDLRHIQEELELPKNVLEKLADDEKRNLRILLEVETLAKQHSRIIVFALSVEHSDQLAAVLQTRDLKAYSITGKTPSSERRRLLDEYKSPSNECIVLFNFGVLTTGFDAPRTSAAVIARPTQSLVLYSQMVGRAIRGPKAGGNKTAEIVTVIDEGLPGFRDIAEAFHNWEDVWRV, translated from the coding sequence ATGAATTTCGACAATTTAATTTCGCGTGCTGACGATGAACTGCTTCAAGACCTTTTAGGAAATAAGGTTCTCCGTTTAGCGGGTACTCTTGATCCACAACTTCTTTCACCACGTAAATTACGAGAGGTTTTAATTTCGCTGCATCCGCCAGTATATCTTTTCGTTGAAAAAGTGACACGAGATAAATTGTTGGAATTGCTGCGACCAAACGAGGCGGCAATGCTCACACAAGCGCTTGGCGTCACCGGTGATGATCCGTGGCACGAGCTCAGACGCTTGACTTTTCAGAATCAAGATAAGCTTCGAATACTTCTAGCGTTTTTTGAACTTACTCTGCCAGAGCCTGAGTCCGAAGAGTTGCCGCCGGCTAATCGCAACGTCCAAGCATCATATGCTCTGTTTAAACACCAAAGAGATGCTGTCGAGCGTGTAGCGTGCGAACTAAGTAAGGAGCCCTATCGTTGCTTGCTGCACATGCCTACAGGTTCGGGAAAAACGCGTACAGCAATGAATGCTATTGCCGATCACCTTCGCCATTCAAGGCAATCAGTAGTAGTCTGGTTAGCGCATAGCGAAGAACTATGCGAGCAAGCTGCAAGCGAATTTGAAAAAGCATGGTCACAGTTAGGAAATAGGGATATTACAGTTTTCCGGTTTTGGGGGGGATATGAGATTGACCCTGCCTCTATAAGGGATGGCGTTATATTCGCTGGATTACCGAAAATATACAGTCGAGCTAAGAAAAGCCTTAAATTTATTAGTACTCTTGGGGGCCGTACATCTCTTGTTGTAATGGATGAGGCACATCAGGCTATAGCGCCATCTTATCGGCTCATATTGGATGCCCTGGTACTACCATTTCCAAAAACAGCGTTACTTGGTTTAAGTGCCACTCCCGGACGTTCGTGGTCAGATATTACCGCCGATGAAGAACTTGCTGAATTTTTCGCAAGACGCAAAGTTATGCTTAGTGTCGAAAACTACAGCAACCCAGTCGATTTCTTAGTAGACGAAGGATATTTGGCAAAGGCTAACTTTCGATCATTGTTTTATAAAGGAGGTCTATCTCTTACTGATAATGATCTTCGACACATTCAGGAAGAATTGGAATTGCCGAAAAATGTTTTGGAAAAGTTAGCAGACGATGAAAAACGTAATCTTAGAATTCTGTTAGAAGTCGAAACGCTTGCGAAACAACATAGCCGAATAATTGTTTTTGCACTTTCTGTAGAGCATTCAGATCAACTTGCCGCTGTATTGCAAACTCGTGATTTGAAAGCGTATTCGATCACCGGAAAAACGCCATCGTCAGAACGGCGCCGATTGCTGGATGAATACAAGTCACCATCAAACGAGTGCATAGTGCTATTTAACTTTGGCGTGCTAACGACCGGATTTGATGCGCCTAGAACAAGTGCTGCCGTAATCGCACGACCAACTCAATCGTTAGTTCTCTATAGTCAAATGGTTGGACGGGCAATTCGCGGGCCTAAAGCAGGCGGTAATAAAACCGCAGAAATTGTAACTGTGATTGACGAAGGATTACCGGGTTTTCGCGATATTGCGGAAGCGTTTCATAATTGGGAAGATGTTTGGAGAGTATAG
- a CDS encoding ATP-binding protein, with protein MTFSIVPPHLAVKAMRDNGYKNAAYALAELMDNSIQAGATVVELLCGEMDFMLEQRRRSRVHQIAVLDNGTGMDRDVLRMALQFGNGTHLNSENQKGIGRFGMGLPASSISQCKRVDVWSWQNGHDNALYSYLDIDKIACREMTEVPEPEPAKIPEVWQKVSESLGSSGTLVVWSSLDRLMWKTASAIIDNSELVIGRMYRKFLESGRVKIRMTGFDFDNPFMVSVDKFALPNDPSYLIAQTSCPAPFDHKPMFDKWGGEDFEVTHVISFEEKEHEVKVRYSVAKEEARQGVNPGAKPHGKHAAKNVGVSVVRADRELELDPAWSNPSDPRDRWWGVEIDFSPSLDPLFGVTNNKQHAHNFAELAKLDFDDFLKGGRTIIELKNELTADEDPRAPILELGHQIQKTLSVLRALLRAQTASEESAARKRHKDPLKSPEAQATEVTQKRKEDGYSGQSDSDENLPPDERRGIIEQTLIEEGLPQSVARDLAATTVSNGLKYVFAEADLETSAFFSVKQRGGSIVITLNTNHPAYPCLVEVLEKETDDDQEETIETRVSNALNGLKLLLMAWARYEDEQPDGNRRVQAQETRSDWGRLARQFLERNP; from the coding sequence ATGACTTTTTCTATCGTGCCACCGCATCTCGCGGTTAAGGCAATGCGTGATAACGGATATAAAAACGCCGCATACGCGTTAGCCGAATTAATGGACAATTCTATACAAGCTGGAGCCACAGTAGTCGAACTTTTGTGTGGTGAAATGGATTTTATGCTTGAGCAACGGAGAAGGTCTCGCGTCCATCAAATCGCGGTGTTAGATAATGGCACTGGTATGGACAGAGATGTTTTGCGTATGGCGTTACAGTTTGGCAACGGCACTCATCTAAATTCCGAGAATCAGAAAGGAATTGGACGATTTGGTATGGGATTGCCGGCTTCATCCATTTCACAGTGTAAACGAGTAGACGTATGGAGTTGGCAAAATGGTCACGATAATGCTCTATATAGCTACTTGGATATTGACAAAATTGCCTGCCGGGAAATGACAGAGGTTCCAGAGCCCGAGCCTGCAAAGATCCCGGAAGTATGGCAGAAGGTTAGCGAATCCTTAGGCTCTAGCGGTACATTAGTGGTTTGGTCTTCATTAGATAGACTTATGTGGAAAACAGCATCCGCTATAATCGATAACTCTGAGTTGGTTATCGGAAGGATGTATCGGAAGTTTCTAGAGAGCGGTCGAGTAAAAATCCGGATGACTGGGTTCGATTTTGACAATCCATTTATGGTAAGTGTCGACAAGTTTGCCTTACCCAATGATCCAAGCTATCTCATAGCGCAAACATCTTGTCCAGCCCCATTTGACCATAAACCCATGTTTGATAAATGGGGGGGCGAGGATTTTGAAGTAACACACGTTATCTCTTTCGAGGAAAAAGAACACGAGGTAAAAGTGCGTTATTCGGTTGCGAAAGAGGAAGCGAGACAGGGCGTCAACCCGGGAGCAAAACCACATGGCAAGCATGCCGCAAAAAATGTTGGCGTATCAGTTGTTCGCGCGGATAGAGAGCTCGAACTCGATCCCGCCTGGTCAAATCCCTCTGATCCACGAGATCGGTGGTGGGGGGTTGAAATAGACTTTTCTCCTTCGTTAGACCCATTGTTCGGAGTTACGAACAATAAGCAGCATGCCCATAACTTTGCAGAATTAGCGAAGCTGGATTTTGACGATTTTCTGAAAGGTGGACGGACGATAATCGAACTCAAGAATGAGCTTACGGCCGATGAAGATCCTCGTGCACCTATATTGGAACTAGGCCACCAAATTCAAAAAACATTAAGCGTATTACGTGCCTTGCTACGTGCACAAACAGCAAGTGAAGAAAGCGCAGCCAGAAAACGGCATAAGGATCCTTTGAAGAGTCCTGAAGCTCAAGCCACAGAAGTGACTCAAAAGCGTAAGGAAGACGGGTATTCTGGCCAAAGCGATAGTGACGAAAATTTACCTCCCGACGAACGGCGTGGAATTATAGAACAGACACTTATAGAAGAAGGGCTTCCACAATCCGTTGCACGGGATCTTGCGGCAACTACAGTTTCAAATGGGTTGAAATATGTATTCGCAGAAGCAGATCTTGAGACATCGGCTTTTTTCTCAGTAAAACAACGTGGTGGTTCTATCGTAATTACACTTAATACAAATCATCCTGCCTATCCATGTCTCGTGGAGGTGCTAGAAAAAGAAACAGATGATGACCAAGAAGAGACCATTGAAACCCGAGTTTCAAATGCTCTGAACGGGTTGAAACTTCTTTTGATGGCGTGGGCAAGATACGAAGATGAACAACCCGATGGAAATAGGCGAGTCCAAGCTCAAGAAACTCGCAGCGATTGGGGGCGGCTCGCTCGGCAGTTCCTAGAGAGAAATCCATAA